In Streptomyces sp. NBC_01408, one DNA window encodes the following:
- a CDS encoding DUF58 domain-containing protein — protein MALTGRTALLAALGSIPVGILEPSWAGIIALNGSLALACAIDHALAAPVRTLGLTRSGDTSVRLGETADVHLTVTNPSGRKLRARVRDAWPPSSWLPGTEIAASRHELTVPAGERRRLTTRLRPTRRGDRTADRVTIRSYGPLGLSARQGTHVVPWTVRVLPPFTSRKHLPSRLARLRELDGRTSLLTRGEGTEFDSLRDYVPGDDTRSIDWRATARQNKVAVRTWRPERDRHILICLDTGRTSAGRVGDAPRLDSAMDAALLLAALATRAGDRVDLLAHDRRPRAQVQARPAADVLPSFVNAMAPLEPELVETDSRTLVSTILRSVPRRSLVVLLTSLDKAPIEEGLLPVLPRLTQRHTVLVASVADPHVADMTTSRGSVDAVYEAAAGTQAQTERRRTADQLTRHGVHVVDATPDTLAPALADAYLALKAAGRL, from the coding sequence ATGGCCCTCACCGGACGCACCGCCCTGCTGGCGGCCCTCGGCAGCATCCCCGTCGGCATCCTCGAACCGAGCTGGGCGGGGATCATCGCGCTCAACGGCTCGCTCGCGCTGGCCTGCGCGATCGACCACGCCCTCGCGGCGCCGGTCCGCACCCTCGGCCTGACCCGCTCCGGCGACACCTCGGTCCGCCTGGGCGAGACCGCGGACGTCCACCTCACGGTGACCAACCCGAGCGGCCGCAAACTGCGCGCCCGCGTCCGCGACGCCTGGCCCCCGAGCAGCTGGCTGCCCGGCACGGAGATCGCGGCCTCCCGCCACGAGCTCACCGTCCCGGCGGGCGAGCGCCGCCGCCTGACCACCCGTCTGCGGCCCACCCGCCGCGGCGACCGCACGGCCGACCGCGTCACGATCCGCTCGTACGGCCCGCTGGGCCTGTCGGCCCGTCAGGGCACCCACGTCGTCCCCTGGACGGTCCGCGTCCTGCCCCCCTTCACCAGCCGCAAGCACCTGCCCTCCCGGCTCGCCCGGCTGCGCGAACTGGACGGCCGTACCAGCCTCCTGACGCGTGGTGAGGGCACCGAGTTCGACAGCCTCCGCGACTACGTCCCCGGCGACGACACCCGCTCCATCGACTGGCGTGCCACGGCCCGCCAGAACAAGGTGGCCGTCCGCACCTGGCGCCCCGAACGCGACCGGCACATCCTGATCTGCCTCGACACCGGCCGCACCTCGGCGGGCCGCGTCGGCGACGCCCCCCGCCTGGACTCCGCGATGGACGCGGCCCTGCTGCTGGCCGCCCTCGCCACCCGCGCAGGCGACCGCGTGGACCTGCTGGCCCACGACCGCCGCCCCCGCGCCCAGGTCCAGGCCCGCCCCGCCGCCGACGTCCTGCCGTCCTTCGTGAACGCGATGGCCCCGCTGGAACCGGAACTGGTCGAGACGGACTCCCGCACGCTGGTGTCCACCATCCTGCGCAGCGTCCCGCGCCGCTCCCTGGTCGTCCTCCTGACGAGCCTGGACAAGGCCCCCATCGAAGAGGGCCTGCTCCCCGTCCTCCCGCGCCTCACCCAGCGCCACACGGTCCTGGTGGCCTCCGTGGCCGACCCGCACGTCGCTGACATGACAACATCTCGCGGCAGTGTGGACGCGGTCTACGAAGCCGCCGCCGGCACCCAGGCCCAGACGGAACGCCGCCGCACCGCGGACCAGCTCACCCGCCACGGCGTCCACGTCGTCGACGCCACCCCGGACACCCTGGCCCCGGCCCTGGCCGACGCCTACCTCGCCCTGAAGGCCGCCGGCCGCCTGTAG
- a CDS encoding MoxR family ATPase produces the protein MTYPATESAAADSARASLEALRTEIGKAVVGQDSAVTGLVVALLCRGHVLLEGVPGVAKTLLVRALAASLELDTKRVQFTPDLMPSDVTGSLVYDARTAEFSFQNGPVFTNLLLADEINRTPPKTQSSLLEAMEERQVTVDGTLRPLPEPFLVAATMNPLEYEGTYPLPEAQLDRFLLKLTVPLPSREDEIGVLTRHAAGFDPRDLHAAGVRPVAGPEQLEAAREAVAKVSVSPEIAGYVVDVCRATRESPSLTLGVSPRGATALLATARAWAWLTGRDYVTPDDVKALALPTLRHRVQLRPEAEMEGVKADAVITAILSHVPVPR, from the coding sequence ATGACGTACCCGGCCACCGAGTCCGCCGCCGCGGACAGCGCCCGCGCTTCCCTCGAAGCGCTCCGCACCGAGATCGGCAAGGCCGTGGTCGGTCAGGACTCCGCCGTCACCGGTCTCGTCGTCGCACTCCTGTGCCGCGGCCACGTCCTCCTCGAAGGCGTCCCCGGCGTCGCGAAGACCCTCCTCGTGCGGGCCCTCGCCGCCTCCCTCGAACTCGACACCAAGCGCGTCCAGTTCACCCCCGACCTGATGCCCAGCGACGTCACCGGCTCGCTCGTCTACGACGCCCGCACCGCCGAGTTCTCCTTCCAGAACGGCCCGGTCTTCACCAACCTCCTCCTCGCGGACGAGATCAACCGGACCCCTCCCAAGACCCAGTCCTCCCTCCTCGAAGCGATGGAGGAGCGCCAGGTCACCGTCGACGGCACCCTCCGCCCGCTCCCCGAGCCCTTCCTCGTCGCCGCCACCATGAACCCGCTCGAGTACGAGGGCACCTATCCCCTCCCGGAAGCCCAGCTGGACCGCTTCCTGCTCAAGCTCACCGTGCCGCTGCCCTCCCGCGAGGACGAGATCGGCGTCCTGACCCGGCACGCCGCCGGCTTCGACCCCCGCGACCTGCACGCCGCGGGCGTCCGCCCGGTCGCCGGCCCGGAGCAGCTCGAAGCCGCACGGGAGGCCGTCGCCAAGGTCTCTGTCTCCCCCGAGATCGCCGGCTACGTCGTCGACGTCTGCCGCGCCACCCGCGAATCGCCGTCCCTCACCCTCGGCGTCTCCCCCCGCGGCGCGACCGCCCTGCTCGCCACCGCCCGCGCCTGGGCCTGGCTCACCGGCCGCGACTACGTCACCCCCGACGACGTCAAGGCCCTCGCCCTGCCCACCCTCCGCCACCGCGTCCAGCTGCGCCCGGAAGCGGAGATGGAGGGAGTCAAGGCCGACGCCGTCATCACCGCGATCCTCTCCCACGTCCCCGTCCCGCGCTGA
- a CDS encoding DUF4350 domain-containing protein codes for MTGPTPPPGSSGHPTRGAQHPDPAAAPPTTQAAPAPQATLPTAAPAPAPATTSTALSGATLWRRARAVLAVLAFLLASAVALAALDSGTRHGYLDPRSADPTGSRAVAELLKERGVTTRVVTTAREAAAASGPDSTLLVTDPALLGEAQLRTVRSAMDLSGGRTVLLGPDGLSLPGLAPGVRTENGFGADDLAPACALPAATTAGHATTGTGLRYSTTLPGATACYPSGGHPTLLVLPTGTTGGDTVILGSEAILLNETLAKEGNASLALQLLGSRPDLVWYLPSLADTDPDAGAADEDKTLFDLIPAGWSWALLQLFVAAALAALWRGRRHGPLVTEQLPVAIRASEATEGRARLYRKAGARDRAATVLRAATRERLAALVGVPHSQAHDPSALVPSVSARLTDGSRDVTTLLFGPTPSDDAALVALADHLDALEREVRTS; via the coding sequence ATGACCGGCCCCACCCCGCCCCCGGGCTCCTCCGGCCACCCCACCCGGGGCGCACAGCACCCGGACCCGGCCGCCGCGCCCCCCACCACCCAGGCCGCTCCCGCCCCGCAGGCAACCCTCCCCACGGCAGCCCCCGCACCGGCCCCCGCCACCACCTCCACCGCCCTCAGCGGCGCGACGCTCTGGCGCCGGGCCCGCGCCGTCCTGGCCGTCCTCGCCTTCCTCCTCGCCTCCGCAGTCGCCCTCGCCGCCCTCGACAGCGGCACCCGGCACGGCTACCTCGACCCCCGCTCCGCCGACCCCACCGGCAGCCGGGCCGTCGCCGAGCTCCTCAAGGAGCGCGGAGTCACCACCCGCGTCGTCACCACCGCCCGCGAAGCCGCGGCCGCCTCCGGCCCGGACTCCACCCTCCTGGTCACCGATCCCGCCCTGCTCGGCGAAGCCCAGCTCCGGACCGTCCGCTCCGCCATGGACCTCTCCGGCGGCCGTACGGTCCTCCTCGGCCCGGACGGCCTGAGCCTGCCCGGCCTGGCCCCCGGCGTACGCACCGAGAACGGCTTCGGCGCCGACGACCTCGCCCCCGCCTGCGCCCTGCCCGCCGCCACCACGGCCGGCCACGCCACCACCGGCACCGGCCTGCGGTACAGCACCACCCTCCCCGGGGCCACCGCCTGCTACCCCAGCGGCGGCCACCCCACCCTCCTCGTCCTGCCCACCGGCACCACCGGCGGCGACACCGTCATCCTCGGCTCCGAGGCAATCCTCCTCAACGAGACCCTCGCGAAGGAGGGCAACGCCTCCCTCGCCCTCCAGCTCCTCGGCTCCCGCCCGGACCTCGTCTGGTACCTGCCCTCCCTCGCCGACACCGACCCGGACGCCGGCGCCGCCGACGAGGACAAGACCCTCTTCGACCTCATCCCCGCCGGCTGGTCCTGGGCCCTGCTCCAGCTGTTCGTCGCCGCCGCCCTCGCCGCCCTCTGGCGCGGCCGCCGCCACGGCCCCCTCGTCACGGAGCAACTGCCCGTCGCCATCCGCGCCTCCGAGGCCACCGAGGGCCGCGCCCGCCTCTACCGCAAGGCCGGAGCCCGCGACCGCGCCGCCACCGTGCTGCGCGCCGCCACCCGCGAACGCCTGGCCGCACTGGTCGGCGTACCGCACTCCCAGGCCCACGACCCCTCGGCACTGGTCCCCTCCGTCTCCGCCCGCCTCACGGACGGATCCCGGGACGTGACCACCCTCCTCTTCGGCCCCACTCCTTCCGACGACGCGGCACTCGTCGCGCTCGCCGACCACCTCGACGCCCTCGAAAGAGAGGTCCGCACGTCATGA
- a CDS encoding DUF4129 domain-containing protein, whose protein sequence is MSTGGLINRAAAPLPRAETPPVTTPRDPAREAAEQELSKRLYHQNDPSLLDRALDRFWDWVGGLFDRASGATPGGTVGLLVILVLVVLAIAALWWRLGSPRRPTSDTGTLFDDGIRSAADHRRAADAHAAAGRWTEAVQERMRAVVRSLEERTLLDPRPGRTADEAAAEAAVSLPDHAGDLRAAARAFDDVTYGGRTGDPETYDRLRALDLTLDRAKPLLTGPTA, encoded by the coding sequence ATGAGTACGGGGGGCCTCATCAACCGCGCCGCGGCGCCGCTGCCGCGCGCGGAGACACCACCGGTGACGACACCGCGCGACCCCGCCCGGGAGGCGGCCGAGCAGGAACTGTCGAAGCGGCTGTACCACCAGAACGACCCGAGCCTGCTGGACCGCGCCCTGGACCGCTTCTGGGACTGGGTCGGCGGACTCTTCGACCGTGCCTCCGGGGCAACCCCCGGCGGCACGGTCGGCCTCCTCGTGATCCTCGTCCTCGTCGTGCTGGCCATCGCCGCCCTGTGGTGGCGCCTCGGCTCGCCCCGCCGGCCCACCAGCGACACGGGCACCCTCTTCGACGACGGGATCCGCAGCGCCGCCGACCACCGCAGGGCCGCCGACGCCCACGCCGCCGCCGGCCGCTGGACCGAAGCCGTCCAGGAACGCATGCGCGCCGTCGTCCGCTCCCTGGAGGAACGCACCCTCCTCGACCCCCGCCCCGGCCGCACCGCCGACGAGGCGGCGGCCGAAGCCGCCGTGTCCCTCCCCGACCACGCGGGGGACCTGCGAGCCGCCGCCCGCGCCTTCGACGACGTCACCTACGGCGGCCGCACCGGCGACCCCGAGACCTACGACCGGCTGCGCGCCCTCGACCTCACCCTGGACCGCGCCAAGCCGCTCCTGACGGGACCCACCGCATGA